Proteins encoded in a region of the Devosia sp. RR2S18 genome:
- the dusA gene encoding tRNA dihydrouridine(20/20a) synthase DusA, whose product MTDHSPGASVDLVGQARRFSVAPMMDWTDRHCRYLHRLLTREALLFTEMVTSAAVVHGDWQRHLRFDPVEQPLALQLGGSDPAELAAATRLADQAGFAEINLNVGCPSDRVQSGRFGACLMAEPELVAECVRAMREATSRPVTVKCRIGIDDQDTEESLDLFAETMLAAGVAALYVHARKAWLKGLSPKENRTIPPLDYPRVYRLRQRLAPLPLLINGGIDTLEAAEAHLAHTDGVMLGRAAYHNPMLLAEVDGRFFGSEHKAPSLEGVMHAMADYAERQRAEGVRLNNVARHMLGLANGLPGARQFRQILSVDACKPDADARVMFRALEAVQRPRLAEAS is encoded by the coding sequence ATGACAGACCACAGCCCAGGCGCAAGCGTCGATCTCGTTGGACAAGCGCGCCGTTTCTCCGTTGCCCCCATGATGGACTGGACGGACCGGCATTGCCGGTACCTGCATCGGCTGCTGACGCGCGAAGCCTTGCTCTTCACCGAGATGGTCACCAGCGCCGCGGTGGTGCATGGCGATTGGCAGCGTCACCTGCGGTTTGATCCGGTCGAGCAGCCTTTAGCGCTCCAGCTTGGCGGCTCCGATCCGGCCGAGCTGGCCGCCGCTACCCGTCTTGCCGATCAAGCCGGCTTTGCCGAGATCAACCTCAATGTCGGCTGTCCCTCCGATCGCGTCCAGTCGGGGCGCTTCGGCGCCTGCCTCATGGCCGAACCCGAACTCGTCGCCGAATGCGTGCGCGCCATGCGCGAGGCGACCTCCCGGCCGGTCACCGTCAAATGCCGCATCGGCATCGACGATCAGGACACCGAGGAAAGCCTCGATCTCTTCGCCGAAACCATGCTGGCGGCTGGCGTGGCTGCTCTCTATGTGCATGCGCGTAAGGCGTGGCTCAAGGGTCTCTCGCCCAAGGAGAACCGCACGATTCCGCCGTTGGATTATCCGCGCGTCTACCGGCTGCGCCAGCGCTTGGCGCCTTTGCCGCTTTTGATCAATGGCGGCATCGACACGCTTGAGGCTGCCGAGGCGCATCTTGCCCATACCGACGGCGTCATGTTGGGGCGGGCGGCCTATCACAACCCCATGCTGCTGGCCGAGGTCGATGGTCGTTTCTTCGGGTCCGAACACAAGGCGCCGAGCCTTGAGGGGGTGATGCACGCCATGGCGGATTACGCCGAGCGCCAGCGCGCCGAAGGCGTACGTCTCAACAATGTGGCGCGTCACATGCTAGGCCTGGCCAATGGCCTCCCCGGCGCCCGCCAGTTCCGCCAGATCCTGAGTGTCGATGCCTGCAAGCCAGACGCCGATGCCCGCGTGATGTTCCGGGCGCTGGAAGCCGTGCAGCGACCCCGCTTGGCCGAGGCCAGCTAG
- a CDS encoding TIGR02281 family clan AA aspartic protease has product MIFIGIALLVAVGLALLISSDAGSLVGLTQAQTGQLIPLLVLLIVFAGGLFTRRRRATELITSVLLWVGIFGVAAVSYAYRDEITGVAGRVMGELQPGVAMVDAERGTAVFRRGISGHFEVNATINGHTTPMVFDTGASAVVLTIADAEAAGIDTDGLRFSIPVSTANGTGRAARVRLDQIEVGGILREGVTAFVAKEMALEQSLLGMTFLETLSRYSVTRNSLELLD; this is encoded by the coding sequence ATGATCTTTATCGGCATAGCCTTGCTTGTCGCCGTCGGGCTCGCGCTTCTCATCAGCTCGGATGCGGGCAGCCTTGTTGGGCTTACACAGGCCCAGACCGGTCAACTCATTCCTCTTTTGGTGCTGCTGATTGTCTTTGCGGGCGGGCTTTTCACCCGGCGGCGCCGGGCCACGGAACTCATCACGAGCGTCTTGCTTTGGGTCGGAATCTTCGGCGTAGCGGCCGTGTCCTATGCCTATCGCGACGAGATCACGGGTGTTGCCGGGCGTGTCATGGGCGAATTGCAGCCCGGTGTCGCCATGGTGGATGCCGAGCGGGGCACCGCCGTTTTCCGCCGGGGCATCAGCGGGCATTTCGAAGTCAATGCCACGATCAACGGCCATACCACACCCATGGTGTTCGACACAGGCGCCAGCGCAGTAGTGCTCACCATTGCCGATGCCGAGGCCGCGGGAATTGATACGGACGGTCTGCGCTTTTCCATTCCTGTTTCGACCGCGAATGGGACCGGTCGGGCCGCGCGGGTGCGGCTTGACCAGATCGAGGTGGGCGGCATCTTGCGCGAAGGCGTGACGGCATTCGTCGCAAAAGAGATGGCTCTGGAGCAGAGCCTCCTCGGCATGACGTTCCTCGAAACGCTCAGCCGCTATAGCGTCACGCGAAATTCGCTGGAACTGCTGGACTAG
- a CDS encoding DMT family transporter — protein sequence MTAAAKAFPEERRLLGIGLALGAYLMFTGIDSSAKWLGSVGIWAVQIVFLRYAIHLVLVAAIHLPRYGRGLVRSGNMRLQFFRAIALLGATGCNFLAVQYLPLTVTGSIAFTVPLLICALSVPMLGETVGWRRWTAIGVGFLGVLVIVRPGTDAFHPAALLCLVAALSTAFYMLFTRRVALFDNAATSQFYVGIFATVLLLPFVLFNWSWPTSPDGWLAFFTVGLFGFLGHQLITMASTMAPASVLAPFSYFQIIFMSASSWLIFNQPPDVWLYVGAPVVIGSGLYIWMRERALAKPTTPIAEPR from the coding sequence ATGACCGCCGCCGCCAAAGCGTTTCCTGAGGAGCGTCGCCTCCTCGGCATTGGGCTCGCCCTGGGCGCCTATCTCATGTTCACCGGCATAGATAGCTCGGCCAAATGGCTGGGTTCGGTCGGTATCTGGGCGGTCCAGATCGTCTTTCTCCGCTATGCCATTCACCTCGTCCTTGTCGCCGCCATCCACCTGCCGCGATATGGCCGGGGGCTCGTGCGCAGCGGCAATATGCGTCTCCAGTTCTTCCGCGCCATCGCCCTGCTGGGCGCCACCGGGTGCAACTTCCTGGCCGTGCAATACCTACCGCTGACCGTCACCGGCTCCATCGCCTTCACGGTGCCGCTGCTGATCTGCGCTCTTTCCGTGCCCATGCTGGGCGAGACGGTCGGCTGGCGGCGCTGGACGGCCATTGGTGTTGGCTTTCTGGGTGTCCTCGTCATCGTGCGGCCTGGAACAGACGCGTTCCACCCCGCCGCCTTGCTCTGTCTCGTCGCCGCGCTCAGCACGGCCTTCTATATGCTCTTCACCCGCCGCGTAGCGCTGTTCGATAATGCCGCAACCAGCCAGTTCTATGTCGGCATCTTCGCAACGGTGCTGCTCTTGCCTTTTGTGCTCTTCAACTGGTCATGGCCCACCAGTCCCGATGGTTGGCTGGCCTTCTTCACCGTAGGGCTCTTCGGCTTTCTGGGGCACCAGCTGATCACCATGGCGTCGACCATGGCACCAGCCTCGGTCCTCGCTCCGTTCTCCTATTTCCAGATCATCTTCATGTCGGCCTCGAGCTGGCTGATCTTCAACCAGCCGCCCGATGTGTGGCTCTATGTGGGAGCGCCCGTCGTCATCGGTAGCGGGCTCTATATCTGGATGCGTGAGCGTGCGTTGGCCAAGCCGACAACGCCTATTGCTGAGCCGCGCTAG
- a CDS encoding FGGY-family carbohydrate kinase, with translation MPAPRQIAVIDIGKTNAKLVLLDAQTHEQLAVRSTPNTVLGDDIYPHADVERLWAFILGGLKELQACYGVDGISITTHGATAALVAHDQLALPVLDYEHAGPEETALEYAAVRPEFNETLSPRLPNGLNLGAQIFWQSRAFSDRFAEVTHILTYPQYWAWRLTGVAASEVTSLGCHTDLWVPNAGRFSSLVVEMGWQPFFPNVMPAATVLGTLLPDIAEQTGLSAETPVACGIHDSNSSLVPHLGAHEAPFTIVSSGTWTICMTVGGDTAGLDAERDSLANVDAFGRPVPTARFMGGREFDMLVPNAAEPSDADNSRVVSDAIQARPSFVPGVGPFPHLVGRWTHDEAQLSAGERTAAVSLYLALVTQACLSLCGLGREIIIEGPLARNRLYAQALARLTGVPVRISADATGTSLGAMMLFKGAAHLLAGGEAVAPLELEGFEAYASHWRQTVRPH, from the coding sequence ATGCCAGCACCTCGCCAGATTGCCGTTATCGATATCGGCAAGACCAATGCCAAGCTGGTGCTGCTGGATGCCCAAACCCATGAGCAACTCGCCGTCCGCAGTACGCCCAATACGGTGCTCGGAGACGACATCTATCCCCATGCCGATGTGGAGCGGCTGTGGGCGTTCATTCTTGGCGGCTTGAAGGAGCTTCAGGCATGCTATGGAGTGGATGGCATTTCCATCACCACGCATGGGGCAACCGCAGCCCTGGTGGCGCATGACCAACTCGCCTTGCCGGTGCTGGACTATGAGCATGCTGGCCCCGAAGAGACGGCGCTGGAATATGCAGCAGTGCGCCCCGAGTTCAACGAAACGCTGTCGCCTCGGCTGCCCAACGGGCTTAATCTGGGCGCACAGATCTTTTGGCAGAGCCGGGCTTTTTCCGACCGCTTTGCCGAGGTCACCCACATCCTCACTTACCCCCAATATTGGGCGTGGCGGCTGACCGGCGTTGCCGCAAGCGAGGTGACCTCGCTTGGCTGCCACACCGATCTGTGGGTCCCCAATGCCGGCCGGTTCTCGTCTCTGGTGGTGGAGATGGGCTGGCAACCCTTCTTCCCCAATGTGATGCCTGCGGCCACGGTGTTGGGCACGCTGCTGCCGGACATTGCCGAGCAGACGGGATTATCGGCGGAAACGCCGGTCGCCTGCGGGATCCACGATTCCAATTCTTCGCTGGTGCCGCATCTCGGTGCGCATGAGGCGCCCTTCACCATTGTTTCGAGTGGCACCTGGACGATTTGCATGACCGTGGGGGGTGACACCGCTGGCCTAGATGCCGAACGGGACAGCCTTGCCAATGTCGATGCGTTCGGGCGCCCCGTGCCCACCGCACGCTTCATGGGCGGGCGCGAGTTCGACATGCTGGTGCCCAATGCCGCCGAGCCCAGTGACGCCGATAACAGCCGGGTCGTCTCCGATGCCATCCAGGCCCGGCCTAGCTTTGTGCCCGGCGTGGGGCCCTTTCCCCATCTTGTCGGTCGGTGGACCCATGACGAAGCGCAGTTGAGCGCGGGGGAGCGGACTGCGGCGGTATCGCTCTATCTGGCCCTCGTCACGCAAGCGTGCCTCTCGCTGTGCGGGCTGGGCCGGGAGATCATCATCGAGGGTCCGCTGGCGCGCAACCGGCTTTATGCGCAGGCGCTGGCGCGGCTTACGGGCGTGCCGGTCCGCATCTCCGCCGATGCCACGGGTACGAGCCTGGGCGCGATGATGCTATTCAAAGGCGCCGCACATCTGCTGGCCGGAGGCGAAGCGGTAGCGCCATTAGAGCTCGAGGGGTTCGAGGCCTACGCAAGTCACTGGCGACAAACAGTGCGCCCCCACTGA
- a CDS encoding adenosylcobinamide-GDP ribazoletransferase, producing the protein MNSDLPNTSENLEKREPAAGSGLAAEAGLWADFIMALRFFSRLPTGSSPHQKPELGRIAMALPLASVAMGIGPALVLAGGAMVGLPSYFAAALAVAAMILVSGAMAEDALADAADGLFGGHTPERRLEIMKDSRHGSYGVAALCLFILLRVTALGAMALVNPLAAGAVWLAASVGGRSGGLWLAVALPTARRDGASAAAGRLPAQNFAVGAVFSGVLLFVFAGPFSSVVALLLALLLAGIVIAGWTALCRRFVGGQTGDLIGALGALVELAVLTGLLPFVLR; encoded by the coding sequence TTGAACTCCGACCTGCCCAACACATCAGAGAACCTCGAAAAGCGTGAGCCTGCTGCGGGGAGCGGGCTAGCCGCGGAAGCAGGACTGTGGGCCGACTTTATCATGGCTCTTCGTTTCTTTTCGCGCCTGCCCACCGGCAGTTCGCCACACCAGAAGCCGGAACTGGGCCGGATTGCCATGGCCCTGCCCCTGGCCAGCGTGGCCATGGGGATTGGGCCAGCGCTGGTGCTGGCGGGTGGGGCGATGGTGGGATTGCCGAGCTATTTCGCTGCGGCGCTAGCCGTGGCGGCGATGATCCTGGTCAGTGGTGCCATGGCCGAAGACGCCCTTGCCGATGCAGCAGACGGGCTCTTTGGTGGCCACACGCCCGAGCGCCGGCTGGAGATCATGAAAGACAGCCGCCACGGCAGTTACGGGGTTGCGGCGCTTTGTCTGTTCATTCTGCTGCGCGTGACTGCGCTCGGCGCGATGGCCCTGGTCAATCCATTGGCAGCAGGGGCGGTGTGGCTTGCAGCCAGTGTTGGGGGACGATCGGGCGGATTATGGCTGGCGGTCGCCCTCCCCACGGCGCGCCGGGACGGCGCATCGGCTGCCGCCGGGCGGCTGCCGGCGCAGAACTTCGCCGTAGGCGCAGTCTTTTCCGGCGTGCTGCTCTTCGTGTTCGCAGGACCGTTCAGCAGCGTTGTAGCGCTGCTGCTTGCGCTTCTTCTCGCCGGTATAGTCATAGCCGGCTGGACGGCTCTGTGCAGACGGTTCGTCGGCGGGCAAACCGGAGACCTGATTGGTGCGTTGGGAGCATTGGTGGAACTGGCAGTGCTAACGGGATTGTTGCCCTTCGTGCTGCGGTGA
- a CDS encoding NAD(P)/FAD-dependent oxidoreductase, with amino-acid sequence MKGRILAGERHHVVIIGGGFGGLAAAKALDGAGVDITLIDRRNHHLFQPLLYQVATAALGTAEIAWPIRHILRRRRDVQVLLATVSGVDTAAKRVLIEDGAPISYDSLIIATGARHAYFGHDEWEPFAPGLKTLEDATEIRRKLLLAFEAAEREPDREKRRALLTFAIIGAGPTGVEMAGAIIELARETLPGDFRTIQPADARVVVIEGANRVLSNFKPELSDYTLGALRRLGVEVELGNMVSKIDSDGVTYGDNFLAAETVIWAAGVQASPAAKWLSVEADRAGRVKVEADLSAPGHSDIFVVGDTAAMINGDGKSVPGIGDAAKQAGRHAGRVIRARLTGDTRAMPFQYGHKGDLATIGKRAAVIDFGWIRLKGWIAWWVWGLAHIYFLIDAKNRMFVALNWLWIYLTGQRSARLITQGPAQSPEPSKGRSPEELLK; translated from the coding sequence ATGAAGGGGCGCATCTTGGCTGGAGAACGGCATCACGTCGTCATCATCGGTGGAGGCTTCGGCGGGCTGGCTGCCGCCAAGGCGCTGGATGGCGCGGGGGTGGACATTACCCTGATCGACAGGCGGAACCATCACCTGTTCCAGCCCCTGCTCTACCAAGTGGCCACCGCTGCGCTTGGGACTGCGGAAATCGCCTGGCCCATTCGGCACATCTTGCGGCGACGGCGCGATGTCCAAGTGTTGCTGGCAACGGTCAGTGGGGTCGACACGGCGGCCAAGCGCGTGTTGATCGAGGACGGCGCCCCGATATCCTATGATAGCCTGATCATCGCCACGGGCGCCCGTCATGCCTATTTCGGTCATGATGAATGGGAGCCCTTCGCGCCCGGCCTCAAGACGCTCGAAGATGCGACGGAAATCCGCCGCAAGCTATTGCTGGCCTTCGAGGCTGCCGAGCGGGAGCCTGACCGGGAGAAGCGCCGCGCCCTCCTGACGTTCGCCATCATTGGCGCGGGACCGACGGGTGTCGAGATGGCTGGGGCGATCATCGAGCTGGCGCGCGAAACGCTGCCGGGGGATTTCCGCACCATCCAGCCGGCGGATGCCCGCGTGGTGGTCATCGAGGGCGCCAATCGAGTGCTCTCCAACTTCAAGCCCGAGCTATCCGACTATACGCTGGGTGCCCTGCGCCGGCTGGGCGTGGAGGTGGAGCTTGGCAACATGGTCAGCAAGATCGATAGCGATGGGGTGACCTATGGCGACAACTTCCTGGCCGCGGAAACTGTCATCTGGGCGGCGGGCGTGCAGGCATCACCGGCGGCAAAGTGGCTGAGCGTGGAAGCCGATCGCGCTGGGCGGGTGAAGGTGGAGGCGGATCTCTCGGCGCCGGGGCACTCCGATATCTTCGTAGTTGGCGACACGGCCGCCATGATCAATGGGGACGGCAAGTCGGTGCCGGGGATCGGCGATGCGGCCAAGCAGGCTGGGCGTCACGCGGGGCGGGTGATCCGGGCGCGCTTGACCGGCGACACGCGGGCGATGCCGTTCCAGTATGGGCACAAGGGGGATCTGGCCACCATCGGCAAGCGCGCGGCAGTGATCGACTTTGGCTGGATCCGCCTCAAGGGCTGGATCGCCTGGTGGGTCTGGGGCCTCGCCCACATCTACTTCCTTATAGATGCCAAGAACCGCATGTTCGTGGCACTGAACTGGCTCTGGATCTATCTCACCGGGCAACGCAGCGCGCGCCTCATCACCCAGGGGCCAGCGCAGTCACCGGAGCCGAGCAAGGGCCGGTCGCCCGAAGAACTCCTCAAGTAG
- a CDS encoding beta-mannosidase — MTIPATYSALDLSGAFTLTSPTRDTSLPIQLPGDVHSALLAAGDIPDPYWGENEKVVMWVNETAWAVERPFTATAADIDGYLTLTLAEVDCIATISLNGEEIARTDNSFVRYDFDVTGKVREGENTLRLDFAVAPEVAKARAEAHPFPIPFTYNYQTNGLKGIHMNFIRKAACHAGWDWGICLMPIGVYGTMSLRKSRLARQESVQVDQQHSEKSVELTIKTRLFAFAEGEVKLEHTIAGQKIGGSLTVRPGENLFTHRVSIENPNLWWPVGQGEQPLYDLVTDLEGEVTRRKIGLRKLEWVVEPDEIDHTFKCRINGRDITMMGANWIPADAIPSRITPAVIRDLLESAKSANMNMLRIWGGGQYEPDYFYELCDELGILLWHDFMFSCMSYPSNREFLDNVHLEITQQVRRLSHHASIALWCGDNEVIGSLNWYPETRSDKERYIANYDRLNSMLQRIVEDEDSARRFWPSSPSLGYLDFSDGWHADTRGDLHYWDVWHSAKPFEAYRGINPRFASEFGFQSFTSMNVIESFTEPQDRNPSSPVMENHQRNEGGNARILETMTRYFRFPRDFEQMVFLSQIQQGLAIKTAIEYWRSTKPRCMGTLYWQINDIWPVASWSSLDYGGQWKLLHYMAKRFYLPVNVVAVPSADKRQITFKGINDTASPTTIGLEVRAVKIGGGDRVVFSGNCTISPDAAMEVATLQSADLSTDEFLFFSWTDARGILLGENDFFPKAYKAYELGAPTISSSWSDNDGKPILTLETDKPALFATATVDVPGFFSDNAVTLLPGRKTELSFSPRHNRTVTSAELAPSLRIRNLAETF; from the coding sequence ATGACCATACCCGCCACCTATTCCGCCCTCGATCTGAGCGGCGCCTTCACCCTCACATCACCGACGCGGGATACCAGCCTCCCCATTCAGCTTCCCGGCGATGTTCACTCCGCGCTGCTCGCCGCCGGCGACATTCCCGACCCCTATTGGGGCGAGAACGAAAAGGTGGTGATGTGGGTCAACGAGACAGCCTGGGCGGTCGAGCGACCCTTCACGGCCACGGCTGCGGACATTGATGGCTACCTGACGCTGACCCTGGCCGAGGTGGACTGCATCGCCACTATCTCTCTCAATGGCGAGGAGATCGCCCGCACCGACAACAGCTTTGTGCGCTACGACTTCGACGTGACCGGGAAAGTACGCGAGGGGGAGAATACGCTGCGGCTCGATTTCGCGGTTGCCCCTGAGGTGGCCAAGGCCCGCGCCGAGGCCCACCCATTCCCCATCCCCTTCACCTACAACTACCAGACCAATGGACTGAAGGGCATCCACATGAACTTCATCCGCAAGGCGGCCTGCCACGCCGGTTGGGACTGGGGCATCTGCCTCATGCCCATCGGCGTTTATGGCACCATGAGCCTGCGGAAGTCGCGCCTTGCCCGCCAGGAAAGCGTGCAGGTCGATCAGCAGCACAGTGAGAAGTCAGTCGAACTCACGATAAAGACTCGGCTTTTCGCCTTTGCGGAAGGTGAGGTGAAACTTGAGCATACCATCGCTGGTCAGAAGATCGGCGGCTCGCTAACGGTCCGTCCGGGCGAAAACCTCTTCACTCACAGGGTGAGCATTGAGAATCCAAATCTCTGGTGGCCGGTGGGGCAGGGCGAGCAGCCGCTCTATGATCTTGTCACCGATCTCGAAGGCGAGGTTACGCGCCGCAAGATTGGCCTCCGCAAGCTCGAATGGGTGGTCGAGCCCGACGAGATCGATCACACCTTCAAGTGCCGCATCAATGGTCGCGACATCACCATGATGGGCGCCAACTGGATTCCGGCCGACGCCATTCCCTCGCGCATTACCCCCGCCGTTATTCGTGACCTGCTCGAAAGTGCCAAGTCGGCCAACATGAACATGCTCCGCATCTGGGGCGGCGGCCAATACGAGCCGGACTACTTCTACGAGCTCTGCGACGAACTGGGCATCCTGCTCTGGCACGATTTCATGTTCTCCTGCATGAGCTATCCGTCCAACCGGGAGTTCCTGGACAACGTCCATCTCGAGATCACCCAGCAGGTGCGGCGCCTCTCCCACCATGCCTCGATCGCCCTTTGGTGCGGGGACAATGAAGTCATCGGCTCGCTCAACTGGTATCCCGAAACGCGCTCGGACAAGGAGCGCTACATCGCCAATTACGACCGGCTCAACTCCATGCTGCAGCGCATTGTCGAGGACGAGGATTCGGCCCGCCGCTTCTGGCCATCTTCCCCCTCGCTCGGCTACCTCGATTTCTCGGATGGCTGGCACGCCGATACGCGTGGCGATCTCCACTATTGGGATGTGTGGCACTCGGCCAAGCCCTTCGAAGCCTATCGCGGCATCAATCCGCGCTTTGCTTCCGAATTCGGCTTTCAGTCCTTCACCTCGATGAATGTCATCGAGAGCTTCACCGAGCCGCAGGACCGTAATCCCTCTTCGCCGGTGATGGAAAACCACCAGCGCAACGAGGGCGGCAATGCCCGCATCCTCGAGACGATGACGCGGTACTTCCGCTTTCCGCGCGATTTCGAGCAGATGGTGTTCCTCAGCCAAATCCAGCAGGGCCTCGCCATCAAGACGGCCATCGAATACTGGCGCTCCACCAAGCCGCGCTGCATGGGGACGCTCTATTGGCAGATCAACGACATCTGGCCGGTCGCTTCCTGGTCCTCGCTCGATTATGGCGGGCAGTGGAAGCTGCTGCATTATATGGCCAAGCGCTTCTACCTGCCGGTCAACGTTGTTGCCGTTCCATCAGCCGACAAGCGCCAGATTACCTTCAAAGGCATCAACGACACTGCATCGCCCACCACAATCGGTCTCGAAGTGCGCGCGGTAAAGATCGGCGGCGGCGATCGTGTTGTGTTCTCCGGCAATTGTACCATCAGCCCCGATGCCGCAATGGAAGTTGCCACACTCCAAAGCGCGGACCTTAGCACCGATGAGTTCCTGTTCTTCTCCTGGACCGATGCCCGAGGCATTCTGTTGGGCGAAAACGACTTCTTCCCCAAGGCGTACAAAGCCTATGAGCTTGGCGCACCCACCATCAGCAGTTCCTGGTCCGACAATGATGGCAAGCCCATCCTGACACTCGAAACGGACAAGCCTGCGCTTTTCGCTACCGCCACCGTGGATGTGCCCGGCTTCTTCTCGGATAACGCCGTGACCCTTCTACCCGGCCGCAAAACCGAGCTGAGCTTCTCGCCCCGGCACAACCGTACGGTGACGTCCGCCGAACTTGCTCCCTCGCTGCGCATCCGCAACCTTGCCGAGACCTTCTGA
- a CDS encoding universal stress protein: MYTKILIATDGSDLSTKALRHGLGLARLDGAKVVVMTATEPSMLYASSAGGMIMDTGQVIADLERTNAEAANHILEGAKKVAAEGQQTIEVLHVAERQTADAILDTAKDQKADLIVMGSHGRRGIGRLLLGSQAAEVLARSSLPVLIVK, encoded by the coding sequence ATGTATACCAAGATTCTTATCGCGACCGATGGTTCGGACCTTTCCACCAAGGCGCTGCGGCACGGCCTCGGACTCGCCAGGCTCGATGGTGCCAAAGTGGTGGTGATGACCGCAACGGAGCCGTCCATGCTCTATGCCTCGAGCGCCGGTGGCATGATCATGGACACCGGGCAGGTCATTGCCGATCTTGAGCGGACCAATGCGGAGGCGGCGAACCACATCCTGGAAGGCGCCAAGAAGGTTGCCGCAGAAGGGCAGCAGACGATCGAAGTGCTCCATGTGGCGGAGCGGCAAACCGCAGACGCCATTCTGGATACGGCAAAGGACCAGAAGGCGGACCTGATCGTGATGGGTTCGCATGGACGGCGCGGTATCGGGCGACTGCTGCTGGGCAGCCAGGCGGCCGAAGTGCTGGCGCGCTCGAGCCTTCCCGTGCTGATCGTCAAGTAG